In Leopardus geoffroyi isolate Oge1 chromosome B4, O.geoffroyi_Oge1_pat1.0, whole genome shotgun sequence, the DNA window taagAAAGTTTATCATTGTCATGGTTGGTCCATTTGAATATTAAAGAATTTTACATAGCATAATGTGGATGgatacttctaaaatattttgagcatTATGAGTCACCAGGTTACTTAAACACATTATGCTAAATAGGTAAACACTGCCTGGAACCACAGGGGAATGTTAGACTTAAAGCTCCTATTCTTGGAGCAAGTCTCAGGCCCTTTATCTGCGTTCCTGTGCGTCTCATAAACCCATGAGGCCGGTGCTGCCAGCCCTACAGCGCAGCAAAGGGAAGGGGTCAGGACTGGTTAGGTAACATGAACATACCCAAGATCACATGGCTCGGGGGCAGTAAACCACCAGTTATACTGGACTCTATTTCGTACTGCTAGTTTAAACAAACTGCAAGTCTTGGATTCCTCTCTCAGGCAAATGTGGCTAGCCACTGCATTTCTTCTGTCATGTATCTTGGCATTTTGAAACTTGTTTTCACGTTTTCCTTTATACTTTACAGTTCTTAGAGTAAAAATCAAGTAGCCACTATAATTAATCCTACCCCTACCTGTGCTCTTTTTGAGAGGCATTATTGCGTAGTGGCTAAGAGCATGGACTCTCGAGCTTGAATTGACCGTATTTTCAGTCCTGACTTCACTCCTTCTCAGCTATGTGAActaactctctgtgcctcagcctcCTCATTTGTGAGTGGGAAGAATAAACTTAACCTGCCTCAAAAGGTGGTGATGAGCATTGAAGGAGTTAATATCCAGTGTGTAAAAGAACTATCATCACAGAGTAAGCACCACATGTAAGTATCTGCTGTAATTCTGTACTGTAAACCTGTACTTTTGTAGTCTTTGGTGATCcctgcaagtttttttttaatcaagtctgTTCTAGTGCTCTTAGCCCTTAAATTCATTCACCTGGCATTTATTGTGCCAGGTtctcataaaacaaaatatggcagTATGTAATATTAAATGGATGATGTGATTATACAGTGCTAATATATTCAGAAGAATGTTTACAGGCATGTATTGAGTCCCCACCTTGGATTATAAGCTATACTATTAAGATGAGGTCTTTAGTGTCAGTGAAATTAGTTATATTTGATTACATGACTTATTAATGAAGTGTAACTAATTTTTAGAACTACAGATTAAAAATGAAGTCTCTGGGCTTGTGTATTAGGCCTGTTGTAGTTACGACTGGAAATTCAGTGATCTGTAATCTCTACTGGTCTCTTTAGTGATTTTATATTCACTTTGCTTTCAGGCTGTAGAACTTGTAGGAGAACTCGTAAAATGGGATAACTGTATTTCTACCCCAGTCACACACAGTCTGGAGAGTACTTAAAAACTGGGAGTATCTGTGGCGTTAGAAAGAAGGGGTCAGTGCAGCAGGGTGATAATGCATATCATTGTTGGTTTAATTGATCTGCAAATTGATTTAGAGACTCCcacttaaatttgttttaaggaaaatcTGTGCCTTTGCTTCCTTAATCTATAAAATGTCAGCATACCCAAAGTGTTGATGAATATTTGTTAATAGAACTTTATTAAACCACATATATAGCTGTACAAAAACATAATCCATTGACAGACTTTAAGGAAATCCAACAACTAGAACACACACTTTtgccatttcattcttttcttttgggtcctaatttctctccttttcattttacCTTTGTGTTCAAACCAGCATTCAGAAGTGACCTTTTGAGATAAATAAGGGGCTGattgtttttaagagtttttatgaCCCAGGATGCAGCTATCTATCAGGGTGAATGTGCCATGGTGCTTGAGAACATTCtctgttgggtggaatgttctgtgtCAGTTGCACTTGGTTAATGGTGCCATGGAGTTCTTCCATAGCCTTGCTCACTTCCTGTGTGCTAATTCTATTACCGATAGAGGAACCGGTAGAGTTCCCAGCTCGACTGTGCATTAGTGTTTCTCTCTTTTGAAGCTGTTGCAGCAACATACACGTAGGATTGTGTCTTCTTAGTGAACTGGACCTTTTGTGAGAAATTTGTCTGATGGTAATGTAGTCGTTCCAGCTTTAAGTAGTGGAagtatttagatatatttttccAGGCTTTACTTTTAACCTGCCTGCATCATTTGAATTGAGTTTCTTAGAGACAGCATATAAAAAcgttctgtttctttccctgggTTTTTTCTGGTGTGTGTTGACCACTTTcacttaatgtaattattgatgttTGGATTTAGTTCTaccttattttctgctttttacctctattttttgttctttttcccctttactgCCTTGTTTTAGGttacatgaacatttttaaatattccattctGACGTGTCCATTATGATTCTGACCATTACCTCTTTGTGTAGGTTTTCTACTGGTTGCTCTAGAATGcaaggtttttcatttttaagtatctgagaatgagctttttcttttttcagtgacTATATTCTCCCCTGTTGCCAGCTTCTCATATAAATACTGCAAATGCTCTCCTTTAGGTAGCTCAGCTTCTGGTGTGGAGGGAATTTCAAAATCAGAGGAGCTCTGGGAATCTGCATTGGTGCTAAAATTTAGTAGCCTCTTTTCCTGAGGTATGTGTTTCCCACTGCTTAGAGTGGTTATTTCTCCAACACTAGGAGCCATATTTGcatcttgatttctgcttttcaAGTCAGAATAAGTATCCTTTGGGCAAAGTACATTTTGTTCCATCTGAGAGGCAGGAATATTCTCTTTGATTCTTGGTCTATAGCTACCTTTGTTCAAGAAGGTAATATCCCCACTGTTTCTCTCTTGGGATGATAACAAAACAGTGTCCGATTGGCTGTCCCAGCCTTGACTCCCTTGTTCGGATATGTGTGTTGACTGAGAAGAATTCTGGGAAGAGATGTGAGTTGACTCTCCATCAGAGTCACTAAAAATCTTTGGCGACTGAGAGCCCCCTGCCTCTGTGGAAGAAGGGAGGTTTTCCAAACTGTCATCTGtgatttcatcatttcttttaaagaacacttCCCACTGTGGTACTTCTACATCAGCCTTTTGCTGATGATGTGTGAGAGCACCCAGGTCTTCTTGAGATGAAGCTGGGGTTTGTAATTCTTCTTCACCTTCGCTGTTGGATTCTTCACATTCTATAAAGTTTGCCAAAGGAAAGGTGTGCATACTCTCTTTGTAccctgtgctttgtctctcttgttCAGGCTGGCTTGGGGAAGCTGCAGTCATCAGATACACGTCAGGGTGAAGAGTTAGCTGGTATGGAACCTTGTGCCTTAGTGGTAACGGCACAGGATCATCAAAGAGGTCATCTTCCTCCTCTGTGGGGAAAAACACAACAGATGTAtgggaaacacagaatgcaaagggaatcaatttgtgcttttaatttaaaatccaatTTGTAGCATGTAGCTGTAGTTTCAATTGGTGGAGCTGCAAATAACGTGTCCCTCTTATCTAAGAAAAAGGCCCCTTATTCTTAGCATAATGTGAACAATTTACCACCCTTCAACTAATGACAGACTTTAAGGTTGAGAATATTGATCTGTGTTCCCCAAATAAGGCCACAATGCCTGTAACAGTGTTTCTTAAACTTGGCTGAACATTAGCATCAtctggaaagcttttttttttaaaaaaaatacagctttctATCCCATTCCAGATCTACTGAATCCCTAAAGGTGGGACCCagtaatttaattttcactttaagTTCTGTATGTGATTCTGTTCATCAGCCAGGTTTGCAAACTGTATGCTCTGCAAAAAGTAGATCATGAGCTGGCtgatttaataaaaagtaattttctagTTTTTACTGATATCTACTTGGTACATGTCATGGGCTGTGTCCTCCAAAGTTCCTAATTTGAAGCTCTGGCCCCAATGtcatggtatttggagatgggatcTAAGATGGGATTAGTAtctttgtaagaagaggaagaccAACTTCTCACTTCCCTTCTTCATGCATGGACAGCCTGTGGAAAGGCTCCTCAGTGTGTACTGAGAAGGAGAGACTGTCTGCAAGCCCGGAAGTGGGCCCTTTCCAAgaaccaaatctgctggcacaCTGACCTTGGAcatcccagtctccagaactgtgcgAAATGTCTTGCTAAGTCACCCAGCCTCTAGTATTTGTCATAGCAGCCTGAGTCGGCTAAGTGCACACTGCTGGGTGACAGATACTTGAGGGGAATGCGGATTAGATCAACTTCAATTAAATGTGCCAAATGGGGTTTACTTTGAATAAGGTACATTTAGTGTCATGAACAAAGTCaacaaatgtacttttttttttttaaagcatgttgcATTAGCAATATAATGAGCCCAATTCACTtactttctttacttatttttattttttagtgagcaaggagggagaggggccaaaggggagaaagagaatcaggctccctgctcagcccagagccccacatggagctcagtcccacaaagtgtgagatcacgtcctgagccaaaatcaggagtcggatgcccAATTGAGTGAGGCACCAAAGGTACCCCTCCACTTAAAATCTTAAAGTCAGGAAACCTTACTTGGAGAGTGAAATTACCATAAATTGAGAAGGCTTGTAACGGGGGAAAACAAGTATTTTCTTGGTCTTTAATGGCACCTGAGAAGGAGATTAAATGCTCATGAGACAGTCTATGGCAACTTAATTGTTCTAGTATTGTCTTATAACTACCCACCTAAAAAGATAAGTGTTCCCAGTGATACAAGGATGTAGCTAAACACTACATTTTTAagagctggtttttaaaaaatggaccacAGAGTAGTCCTGCTCCCATGGATCATCTTGCTCCCACTTTCCGAAGGAGACAGGTCTGGAGAAGATGGGTTAACAATACACTGGGTCAAAACCAGATCAGTATGGTTCCTGGCTCTGTGTAATTCTTAAGCaactatttctctccttttctgaaagACTTAAAGTGACTAAGATGTCTAGTACTATATTTGGAATCAGCCTGATCTCTAAGATAGGGGGCTTCATTTCAACATACAGATTATAGATCTGTTTTAGCCAAAGTTAactttttaggaaatatttttgtatcctaaGTTTAACAGTATCACGGTGTGTTTCAGCTGTAAGATAATCTGTACATTTTTCCCATCAATCCATCTGTATGTATTGAAAAACAAGTTTCTATACTATACTATCAAGTTAATTCTGACACAGTGATTTCTCTGTGAAGTCGGAAAGGCATAGAACACTAAGAAGGTTAAAATCCTTAGTAGTATTTATACAAGCTGATAAACACACTTAAAACCCAATGTTAAAAAGGACAAATGTTATAATTCACAGATAGTATCTATCTGTGTCTGTATAACTTTGTATAATCATATTGGAGAACTGGACATCATCTCGCAAGCACCTTAATTTCTACAGTTTAACCCAATGAGAAGTGTGAAACAGATTTATGTACAATGTTGTTCATcacaatatttataaaagttaaaaataggttGTTAACCTAAGCGTACAAAGATCCGATACATCATTATATAGCCATAATGCAAAGTATGCAGCTGTTAAATTGTTtttgaacaataacaaaaatttccCAATGAAAagtttttcaggggcgcctgggtggctcagtcggttgggcgtccaacttcgggtcaggtcacattctcacggttcgtgattcgagcccctagtcgggctctgtgctgacagctcagagcctggagcctgcttcagattctgtgtctccctctctctggcccactcaagctctgtttcaccctctctctaaataaacattaaaaaaattaaaaaaaaaaaaaaaagtttattttagccTGTGTGCATCTATCTGCTCTTACAGAAGGTGGTAGACAGCCCTTGCGTAAGCTGCCCTGGTCCCGACTTCAGGACTGCTGTCCACCtctttttaaacacataaaaaaaaatttttttttgagagagtgcaaacaggggagggaaagagaggtggggggggggggggcagggggtgagacagagactcccaagcaggctccattctgacagcccgatgcagggctcaaactcaaaccctgagatcatgacctgagccaaagtcaggtgcttaacagattgagccccccaggtaccccatttttaagcatttttaatgtCCCTCTGAGTTctgtagatatttatatatatgaaggagggggaggaagtaCATTAAAACGCTATTCAAAGTAACTTAGAGTTGTGAGGTTGTATATAACTATTTTCTCAATTAGCTGCCATGGGTAGCTGCTAATTTATAAGAACAAAAACTGATTTTATAAAACTGGTCTAGGGGAATAATTGTAATAGCTGATAACTAAATtatgtaaagatttaaaaaatagcacGAAGCGCTTTATTGAAATGCTTTTCAAAGAGGCTGACAAGGACTCCTGGGTTTGCCCCAAGATTTGAAagtaaagaaactggaaaaactgGTCAGCACACTAGAAAGCACCGCAGACCTTAAAGCACTCAGGATGGAATTCCAAAGTCACTGACACATGTGGACTGAAGCGAACATGGCCCCGGTTGCTTACAAAATACATCTGCAAACACCTACTAGAGGGACTGATGCCAAAGAGTTGCCCAGAGACCTAGACCTGTacaaataaaagctataaaaattacTATATTGACAAGGAATAAAAACACTAAGGAAGCaacaaggaacaaaaggaaaaaagctaaaacaataaaatggaaaaacaaacatcaatTTGAAAACTCAAACTAGTGGCccaatcaaaaaaaaatacatattcaacaAAAATGTGTCATCTGGGTAGGTGCATAAAGGGACAAAATGTTAAgctaaaaatgattttgttttcagcCAAGAAAGAATAGCAGGAACTACGTTTTACCTCCCCTCTGAAACAACtaaaaaaccagacaaaatataGCAAAGGCTCTCAAGAAAGTAGACCTCAGGCAGTGAAGGACAATGACACCTGAGCGTGGGAAACAAATGACGTGAGTTCTAAGACTGCCCTGGTTCACTTGGTGACTATTTCCAGGCAGGAAGGGTACACCCAGATAGAGCCCATGGGCACTTTAGTCGAGGAGGTGACTGGGAGTCAGGAAGCCAAGGTGGTTGGAGTCTACAGAGCAGAGGCCCGGAGAGGCCCCTCTAGCATTTGGCAGACTCATCAGTGCATCCTACTGAGGTAACTACTTGAGGCCAGGGTGCCTGTTCCCAACAGCCAGAGTGGAACCCCTCTATTCACAGGGTGTCTGTAAGGGTACTAAAAGGGCCTTGCCTTAGGAGTGGGGAGAGTTCATTCCAGACTAAATGCTGCCCTGCTCCTACCtaacaaagataaaaagcaagacaaaaGGATCAAACTGTTCCAAGCTTCGAAGCCAGTTAACTACATGCCAGAACAAAGTGcatgaatatttttagaaatccaAAATTATGCAGAACCTAACaaggtaaacttcagaaaatatgGCATCCA includes these proteins:
- the DCLRE1C gene encoding protein artemis isoform X9; this translates as MFLFQGNNGTVLYTGDFRLAQGEAARMELLHSGGRVKDIQSVYLDTTFCDPKFYQIPSREECLSGILELVRSWITRSPYHVVWLNCKAAYGYEYLFTHLSEEFGIQVHVDKLDMFRNMPDILHHLTTDRNTQIHACRHPKAEEYFHWNKLPCGNISKNRIPLHTISIKPSTMWFGERTRKTNVIVRTGESSYRACFSFHSSYSEVKDFLSYICPVNVYPNVIPIGTTMDKVVEILKPLCRSSQSTEPKYKPLGKLKRARKTHLDSEEEDDLFDDPVPLPLRHKVPYQLTLHPDVYLMTAASPSQPEQERQSTGYKESMHTFPLANFIECEESNSEGEEELQTPASSQEDLGALTHHQQKADVEVPQWEVFFKRNDEITDDSLENLPSSTEAGGSQSPKIFSDSDGESTHISSQNSSQSTHISEQGSQGWDSQSDTVLLSSQERNSGDITFLNKGSYRPRIKENIPASQMEQNVLCPKDTYSDLKSRNQDANMAPSVGEITTLSSGKHIPQEKRLLNFSTNADSQSSSDFEIPSTPEAELPKGEHLQYLYEKLATGENIVTEKRKSSFSDT
- the DCLRE1C gene encoding protein artemis isoform X6, with the protein product MAWRRQVPGSGGAAREDLSFRRLSRGRFRWLRGRYELLPGTDGRVPNHLHRPLRQGEPEGPRLLPVSLPQGLKVCLYCSPVTKELLLTNPRYRFWEKRIISIEIETPTQISLVDEASGEVHVDKLDMFRNMPDILHHLTTDRNTQIHACRHPKAEEYFHWNKLPCGNISKNRIPLHTISIKPSTMWFGERTRKTNVIVRTGESSYRACFSFHSSYSEVKDFLSYICPVNVYPNVIPIGTTMDKVVEILKPLCRSSQSTEPKYKPLGKLKRARKTHLDSEEEDDLFDDPVPLPLRHKVPYQLTLHPDVYLMTAASPSQPEQERQSTGYKESMHTFPLANFIECEESNSEGEEELQTPASSQEDLGALTHHQQKADVEVPQWEVFFKRNDEITDDSLENLPSSTEAGGSQSPKIFSDSDGESTHISSQNSSQSTHISEQGSQGWDSQSDTVLLSSQERNSGDITFLNKGSYRPRIKENIPASQMEQNVLCPKDTYSDLKSRNQDANMAPSVGEITTLSSGKHIPQEKRLLNFSTNADSQSSSDFEIPSTPEAELPKGEHLQYLYEKLATGENIVTEKRKSSFSDT
- the DCLRE1C gene encoding protein artemis isoform X8; this encodes MAWRRQVPGSGGAAREDLSFRRLSRGRFRWLRGRYELLPGTDGRVPNHLHRPLRQGEPEGPRLLPVSLPQGSHERIKSPYLEKKVGVQISIEIETPTQISLVDEASGEVHVDKLDMFRNMPDILHHLTTDRNTQIHACRHPKAEEYFHWNKLPCGNISKNRIPLHTISIKPSTMWFGERTRKTNVIVRTGESSYRACFSFHSSYSEVKDFLSYICPVNVYPNVIPIGTTMDKVVEILKPLCRSSQSTEPKYKPLGKLKRARKTHLDSEEEDDLFDDPVPLPLRHKVPYQLTLHPDVYLMTAASPSQPEQERQSTGYKESMHTFPLANFIECEESNSEGEEELQTPASSQEDLGALTHHQQKADVEVPQWEVFFKRNDEITDDSLENLPSSTEAGGSQSPKIFSDSDGESTHISSQNSSQSTHISEQGSQGWDSQSDTVLLSSQERNSGDITFLNKGSYRPRIKENIPASQMEQNVLCPKDTYSDLKSRNQDANMAPSVGEITTLSSGKHIPQEKRLLNFSTNADSQSSSDFEIPSTPEAELPKGEHLQYLYEKLATGENIVTEKRKSSFSDT
- the DCLRE1C gene encoding protein artemis isoform X7 is translated as MKHQARFLFQGNNGTVLYTGDFRLAQGEAARMELLHSGGRVKDIQSVYLDTTFCDPKFYQIPSREECLSGILELVRSWITRSPYHVVWLNCKAAYGYEYLFTHLSEEFGIQVHVDKLDMFRNMPDILHHLTTDRNTQIHACRHPKAEEYFHWNKLPCGNISKNRIPLHTISIKPSTMWFGERTRKTNVIVRTGESSYRACFSFHSSYSEVKDFLSYICPVNVYPNVIPIGTTMDKVVEILKPLCRSSQSTEPKYKPLGKLKRARKTHLDSEEEDDLFDDPVPLPLRHKVPYQLTLHPDVYLMTAASPSQPEQERQSTGYKESMHTFPLANFIECEESNSEGEEELQTPASSQEDLGALTHHQQKADVEVPQWEVFFKRNDEITDDSLENLPSSTEAGGSQSPKIFSDSDGESTHISSQNSSQSTHISEQGSQGWDSQSDTVLLSSQERNSGDITFLNKGSYRPRIKENIPASQMEQNVLCPKDTYSDLKSRNQDANMAPSVGEITTLSSGKHIPQEKRLLNFSTNADSQSSSDFEIPSTPEAELPKGEHLQYLYEKLATGENIVTEKRKSSFSDT